In a genomic window of Candidatus Bathyarchaeota archaeon:
- a CDS encoding STAS domain-containing protein produces METRTEGDITIAVMVPRFDAYTANDVETELKELIAKGAKKIICDFSQTEYVASAGLRVLLSSAKSLQRSGGQILLVSMKPYVFEVFEISGFTQIFKIFGSEKEALQSLKQP; encoded by the coding sequence GTGGAAACTAGGACAGAGGGAGACATAACCATAGCAGTAATGGTGCCCAGATTCGACGCCTACACTGCTAACGATGTTGAGACAGAACTAAAAGAGTTGATTGCTAAGGGAGCAAAAAAAATAATCTGCGATTTCTCCCAAACCGAGTATGTAGCCAGCGCGGGTTTGAGAGTTCTTCTCTCTTCAGCTAAAAGCCTGCAAAGGTCAGGCGGACAGATTTTACTCGTATCAATGAAGCCTTATGTTTTTGAGGTTTTTGAGATATCGGGGTTCACGCAAATCTTTAAGATTTTTGGTTCTGAAAAGGAAGCCTTGCAAAGCCTCAAGCAACCGTGA
- a CDS encoding ATP-binding protein: MPKEKPKTENGNATEGFELTVESKLENLPKIGAFIDETMRHFNIQSPKVVYAVQLSVDEACTNIIEHAYPNKDEGIIVIRCMLSKTEGKLVLNITDWGAPFDPTTLPKPDIQSSLDERKEGGLGIFFMRKFMDEISYIRRDDMNLLTLAKYIEK; encoded by the coding sequence ATGCCGAAAGAAAAACCAAAAACTGAAAACGGTAACGCCACGGAAGGCTTTGAGCTTACTGTGGAGAGTAAACTTGAGAATCTTCCAAAAATTGGCGCTTTCATAGATGAAACGATGCGACACTTCAATATCCAAAGCCCCAAAGTTGTATATGCGGTTCAATTGTCGGTTGATGAGGCTTGTACAAACATCATTGAACATGCATACCCCAACAAAGACGAGGGCATCATCGTAATCCGATGCATGCTATCAAAAACTGAGGGAAAACTTGTGCTGAACATTACTGATTGGGGGGCACCTTTTGATCCAACGACCCTGCCCAAGCCTGACATCCAAAGTAGTTTAGATGAGCGCAAAGAAGGCGGGTTAGGAATATTTTTTATGAGGAAATTTATGGATGAAATCAGCTACATTCGACGCGATGATATGAATTTATTAACATTAGCCAAGTATATAGAAAAATAA
- a CDS encoding carboxypeptidase regulatory-like domain-containing protein, producing the protein MKRTKVISVIALLFILWLFSSTITPTATAASQTDINNSISKGLAYLATRQSATGQIGSSYPTVCTAMAVLAFENAGYYAGDGSTYANNVKKGFEYIFTKAHTVAIGLQTAGNPDTNGNGIGIYFETSNTIYQTPMVLMAIVGSQTPDAVATTGPANVLGRTYHDIVQDIVDWLAWGQTDASAGNYRGGWRYTANYGSSDNSNTQWSMLGLMTAELWGIQAPEFVKTELAYWITATQSMTGTSVSNFFYGAFDYYQGANFHSIAETATGMLELTYIGASKTDPRMVAAQGYINRDWATSSSWRVNIGNLYAMYAVMKAARLSIPTPITFLTQYDNTLGVEWYNGTGQYADQLISHQNTAGYWDQWGSNPETLPRELSTSFATLILQFVPVVVTYDLTITITDPPPPVPVAGALVTIEGPETRSGYTDSNGKITFYNVQAGTYQVTVTAPGYISPEPQTLSLTSDVTFTFDLAPQMATGATVWTTDAMENPKSTFNLGEDVYIYWTSTPAEAHIDLKVVEESTGNVVFGPVLNQPTENSPLSFKPAAPGAYTILVNGEAAATIITGEFFVVPESIVGSLMVMLSAFAALTMMKIAKHKHN; encoded by the coding sequence ATGAAACGGACAAAAGTAATTTCAGTAATAGCTTTGCTGTTTATACTATGGCTTTTCTCATCGACAATTACACCCACTGCAACTGCTGCCTCCCAAACTGACATCAATAATTCAATATCTAAAGGGCTAGCGTACCTAGCAACTAGGCAATCAGCAACAGGTCAAATTGGAAGTTCCTACCCAACAGTTTGCACAGCCATGGCCGTTCTCGCATTTGAAAACGCGGGATATTATGCAGGCGACGGATCCACTTATGCAAACAACGTAAAAAAAGGGTTTGAATACATTTTTACGAAAGCGCACACGGTAGCGATAGGTCTTCAAACTGCAGGGAATCCAGATACAAATGGTAATGGAATTGGAATATATTTTGAAACATCCAACACAATCTATCAGACCCCAATGGTGTTAATGGCAATAGTGGGTTCTCAAACACCAGATGCCGTGGCTACAACTGGGCCAGCTAATGTACTAGGACGAACGTATCATGACATCGTGCAAGACATAGTTGATTGGTTAGCTTGGGGTCAAACAGATGCAAGCGCAGGCAACTACAGGGGTGGCTGGAGATATACCGCTAATTATGGTTCTTCTGATAACTCAAATACCCAATGGTCTATGCTTGGACTTATGACTGCCGAACTATGGGGAATACAGGCACCCGAATTTGTAAAAACAGAACTTGCTTACTGGATTACCGCGACACAAAGCATGACTGGTACAAGTGTTAGCAACTTCTTCTACGGCGCTTTTGACTATTACCAAGGTGCAAATTTCCATTCAATAGCCGAGACAGCCACAGGCATGCTCGAATTGACATATATTGGTGCATCAAAGACAGACCCCCGAATGGTTGCAGCTCAAGGATACATAAACCGTGATTGGGCAACAAGCAGCAGTTGGAGAGTAAACATTGGAAACCTATATGCTATGTATGCAGTAATGAAGGCCGCTCGACTATCAATACCAACACCAATTACCTTTCTGACACAATATGATAACACACTCGGAGTCGAATGGTACAATGGCACAGGACAATACGCCGACCAGCTTATTTCACACCAGAACACAGCGGGATACTGGGATCAATGGGGTAGCAATCCTGAAACTTTACCCCGAGAATTAAGCACTTCTTTTGCCACACTTATACTGCAGTTCGTACCCGTAGTGGTAACCTATGATTTAACAATAACGATAACTGATCCTCCACCACCAGTTCCAGTTGCAGGGGCATTAGTAACAATCGAAGGACCAGAAACGCGATCAGGTTATACAGATAGCAATGGGAAAATAACATTTTACAATGTCCAAGCTGGAACCTATCAAGTTACTGTCACTGCACCAGGGTATATATCGCCGGAACCTCAGACGCTTTCATTGACAAGTGATGTGACTTTTACTTTTGACTTAGCGCCTCAGATGGCAACAGGTGCAACCGTATGGACCACAGACGCAATGGAGAATCCAAAAAGCACGTTTAATCTTGGTGAAGACGTCTATATTTACTGGACATCTACGCCTGCAGAGGCTCATATTGACCTCAAAGTTGTAGAAGAATCTACAGGTAATGTAGTATTCGGTCCAGTTCTAAATCAACCTACAGAAAATTCCCCCCTTAGTTTTAAACCTGCAGCACCCGGAGCTTATACTATACTAGTAAATGGAGAGGCCGCGGCTACAATAATAACTGGCGAATTCTTTGTTGTACCGGAAAGTATCGTGGGATCGTTAATGGTGATGCTGTCAGCGTTTGCAGCATTAACAATGATGAAAATAGCAAAGCACAAGCATAACTAA
- a CDS encoding endonuclease/exonuclease/phosphatase family protein yields the protein MQLTVGTFNLRNLFSQYNFKASINEILNLDGGTLNGQLKYEFGLADTFRLRTYMGSLVKQKNQADTEKVAQRIKDMNIDVLALQEVEDLDTLYEFNRQYLNENKYPYCILVEGNDPRLIDIAVLSKLPIGGITSWKHAVHPSDPEGAVFSRDMLEVDILSPSRSKVLFKLFNNHLKSHYAGDSLESDVEKQKNDLRRTQQAETVREIVKARTRPNSAFIILGDMNDPADSACLKPFTGDTELNLTNALTNPTETRPAKADTPPPATTAWSHRYKATGKPAQYELYDQIWLSPALATKQTEAWVNRRKNHSGDGSDHDPVWVKLTI from the coding sequence ATGCAATTAACTGTAGGAACCTTCAACTTAAGAAACCTGTTTTCTCAATACAATTTCAAAGCAAGCATTAATGAAATTCTCAACTTAGACGGCGGCACCCTAAACGGTCAACTAAAATACGAATTTGGTTTAGCCGATACCTTCCGACTAAGAACCTACATGGGTAGTTTAGTTAAACAAAAAAACCAAGCAGACACCGAAAAGGTTGCTCAACGAATAAAAGACATGAACATAGACGTACTGGCACTCCAAGAAGTCGAGGACCTTGACACACTCTACGAGTTTAATCGGCAATACCTTAATGAAAACAAATATCCCTACTGCATACTCGTTGAAGGCAACGACCCCCGCCTAATTGACATTGCTGTCCTCTCAAAGCTCCCCATCGGAGGAATAACCTCATGGAAACACGCCGTCCACCCGAGCGACCCCGAAGGCGCAGTTTTTAGCCGAGACATGTTAGAAGTAGACATCCTTTCACCTTCACGCTCAAAAGTGCTATTCAAACTGTTCAATAATCATCTAAAAAGCCACTACGCAGGCGATAGCTTAGAGAGCGATGTCGAGAAGCAGAAAAACGATCTGCGGCGCACACAACAAGCTGAAACAGTCAGAGAAATCGTTAAAGCAAGAACCCGTCCCAACAGCGCATTTATCATACTGGGGGATATGAATGATCCAGCAGACTCAGCCTGCCTTAAACCCTTCACAGGCGACACAGAATTAAACCTCACCAATGCTTTGACAAACCCCACTGAAACACGTCCAGCAAAAGCAGACACGCCACCTCCAGCAACCACCGCGTGGAGCCACCGCTATAAAGCAACAGGCAAACCCGCACAGTATGAACTGTACGACCAGATTTGGCTAAGCCCCGCCTTAGCAACCAAACAGACTGAAGCGTGGGTTAATAGACGAAAAAATCATAGCGGCGATGGAAGCGACCATGACCCTGTTTGGGTTAAACTCACAATTTAA
- a CDS encoding multicopper oxidase yields MLLSIFAILDVNPVNAQPVDQPTLDPSSIPKYVNQLVSPPVYVPTYFYDCKTHKLTQQYFVDMTQFQEQILPTTDASGNPTGFAQTTVWGYGGIAKDAVTGKYLGYFRYSPGPTFEATRGVPAQVTWINKITTPAMFPVDPTLHWANPNNIPMMEAITQAGMGLAPPYPPGYNGYPIPVDSVITNPDGWNAQSPVPLVTHVHGAAVRSDSDGGPEEWFTANGIHGVDYSTTKPTLPNAAVYYYPNEQQPATIWYHDHALGVTRLNVMSGLAGFYLIRDPCDPVANKLPTGKYEIPLAIQDRSFNTDGSMWFPSDGNNPNVHPYWVPEFFGNTIMVNGKVWPNLDVDRGQYRFRILDGSNARFYNISLTDIGTGQTIPFTQIGTDGGYLKSAAPLTSLLIAPGERADILIDFSKMKAGTKIIMNNTAVAPYPSGDPVDENTGQIMQFTVGSHCGFKAKALPQTLDPTLKGAYPTLIADSPSRTLPFFEQVSATDGPLGLFLNGQKYSGVLTETPVVGSTEDWWLVNPTMDTHPIHVHLVQFQLVYRIPFNAIQYETDWINLNGQPPVPENVVPQTLPVDSYLTGPPEYPSANEQGWKDTIQTPPGYVTVIRIRWAPQDALVTGPCAPKPGVNLYCFDPTYGPGYVWHCHILDHEDNEMMRPYQVTGATPICNPTYPKINHWKIFR; encoded by the coding sequence ATGTTGCTATCAATATTCGCTATCCTTGATGTAAATCCTGTCAATGCACAACCCGTAGACCAACCTACACTTGATCCTTCTTCAATCCCTAAATACGTCAACCAACTTGTCAGTCCACCCGTATATGTACCAACATATTTCTACGACTGTAAGACGCATAAGTTGACTCAACAATACTTCGTTGACATGACGCAGTTTCAAGAGCAGATACTTCCCACAACTGATGCTTCTGGAAACCCAACGGGTTTTGCTCAAACCACCGTTTGGGGTTATGGTGGCATAGCAAAAGATGCAGTTACCGGCAAATACTTGGGTTACTTCCGCTATTCTCCTGGACCGACCTTTGAGGCTACACGTGGTGTACCCGCACAGGTAACCTGGATTAATAAGATTACAACGCCAGCAATGTTTCCTGTAGACCCTACATTACACTGGGCAAATCCTAACAACATTCCAATGATGGAAGCAATTACGCAGGCAGGGATGGGTCTGGCACCGCCTTATCCCCCTGGATATAACGGCTACCCCATCCCCGTAGACAGCGTCATAACAAATCCTGACGGTTGGAACGCACAGTCACCCGTTCCCTTGGTAACACATGTTCATGGCGCAGCTGTGAGGTCAGATTCTGATGGCGGACCCGAAGAATGGTTCACTGCAAACGGCATCCACGGAGTTGACTACAGCACCACCAAACCTACTCTACCTAACGCAGCCGTTTACTACTACCCCAACGAGCAACAACCCGCAACCATATGGTATCATGACCATGCATTAGGCGTAACCCGTCTAAACGTAATGTCAGGTTTAGCCGGCTTCTACTTAATCCGCGACCCCTGTGACCCAGTAGCCAACAAATTACCCACCGGCAAATATGAAATTCCCTTAGCAATCCAAGACCGCTCATTTAACACAGACGGTTCAATGTGGTTCCCAAGCGACGGTAACAACCCAAATGTGCATCCTTATTGGGTGCCTGAATTCTTCGGCAATACCATAATGGTGAATGGAAAAGTGTGGCCAAACCTTGATGTTGACCGCGGCCAATATCGCTTTAGAATTCTTGACGGTTCAAACGCTCGATTCTACAACATAAGCTTAACCGATATAGGAACTGGGCAAACAATACCCTTCACTCAAATTGGCACTGACGGAGGCTACCTCAAATCAGCAGCACCCCTAACTTCTCTGTTAATTGCTCCCGGCGAAAGAGCTGACATTCTCATTGACTTCTCAAAGATGAAAGCAGGAACCAAAATTATAATGAACAACACCGCTGTTGCGCCTTACCCAAGTGGAGACCCTGTGGATGAAAACACTGGACAAATAATGCAGTTCACCGTAGGCAGCCATTGTGGCTTTAAAGCTAAAGCGCTTCCCCAAACCCTTGACCCGACTCTAAAAGGAGCATATCCAACTCTAATAGCAGATAGCCCCAGCAGAACTTTACCATTCTTTGAACAAGTAAGTGCAACTGATGGGCCATTAGGCTTATTTTTAAATGGTCAAAAATACTCCGGTGTCTTAACTGAGACTCCAGTTGTAGGTTCTACTGAGGACTGGTGGCTCGTTAACCCAACAATGGATACCCACCCCATTCATGTTCATCTGGTACAGTTCCAACTAGTCTACCGCATACCCTTTAATGCAATACAATATGAAACAGATTGGATAAACCTCAATGGTCAACCTCCAGTGCCCGAGAATGTCGTACCGCAGACGTTGCCTGTTGACTCGTACCTTACGGGTCCACCTGAATATCCTTCTGCAAATGAACAAGGCTGGAAAGACACCATACAGACACCCCCTGGCTATGTTACTGTTATACGCATCCGATGGGCGCCGCAAGATGCTCTCGTAACTGGACCCTGCGCACCTAAACCAGGCGTAAACTTATACTGTTTTGACCCGACCTATGGACCTGGATATGTTTGGCACTGCCACATTCTAGATCACGAAGACAACGAAATGATGCGCCCCTATCAGGTTACCGGCGCAACACCAATCTGCAACCCAACGTACCCAAAAATTAACCATTGGAAAATCTTTAGATAG
- a CDS encoding class I SAM-dependent methyltransferase, with amino-acid sequence MEFFDLMAISHRYMEILNPSTSDKIIQLGKLLKLKKGSRVIDFGCGCAEALTLWAEKFGITGIGIDISGDFCERAKEKLAKRGLSGQIEIVCSPAADYVFKEGTFDAATCIGSTFAFGDFQQTIRAMKRSVHKNGRLGIGETHWLSNQVHPEYAQKQTTTHTEPELAQFTRNEGFELEYIIRSSRDDWDRYVSDGWYGLIRWLEENPNHPDYEQVFKFFRTDQDDYLQFQSQYMGWAMYCLAPLKSHLSGSQV; translated from the coding sequence ATGGAATTTTTTGACCTTATGGCTATCTCACACCGCTATATGGAAATCCTCAACCCTTCTACATCAGATAAAATCATCCAACTCGGCAAACTGCTCAAGTTGAAAAAAGGCAGTCGAGTTATCGACTTCGGTTGTGGTTGTGCTGAAGCTCTCACTCTCTGGGCTGAGAAATTCGGTATCACCGGTATTGGCATAGATATATCCGGAGATTTCTGCGAACGGGCCAAAGAAAAGCTGGCCAAAAGAGGGCTGTCTGGCCAAATCGAAATCGTATGCTCCCCCGCGGCTGACTACGTGTTCAAAGAGGGGACTTTCGATGCCGCAACATGTATTGGGTCAACTTTTGCTTTTGGCGACTTCCAGCAGACAATCCGAGCGATGAAACGTTCCGTACATAAGAATGGACGCCTCGGCATCGGTGAAACTCATTGGCTTAGCAATCAGGTGCATCCGGAATATGCCCAAAAACAGACAACTACCCACACAGAACCAGAACTGGCGCAATTTACCCGAAACGAAGGCTTTGAACTCGAATACATCATCCGTTCCAGCCGCGATGACTGGGACAGATACGTTTCGGATGGTTGGTATGGACTGATACGTTGGCTTGAAGAAAATCCCAACCACCCTGATTATGAGCAGGTATTCAAATTCTTCCGTACTGATCAGGATGATTATTTGCAGTTCCAAAGTCAATATATGGGTTGGGCTATGTACTGCCTCGCCCCTTTGAAATCTCATCTGTCAGGCAGTCAAGTATAA
- a CDS encoding DUF1801 domain-containing protein: MNQNVNEYIEKQTSPQKEILQRVRQIFLETLPNPEEKMNWGVVTFGAKKFYIAAMKSRVHVGFAITGLSADELHLFEGSGQTMRHIKIPTIESIDEKKLVELIKLVDRKAVCKPC; this comes from the coding sequence ATGAATCAAAACGTGAACGAATACATTGAAAAACAAACCTCGCCGCAAAAAGAAATCCTGCAAAGAGTCAGACAAATTTTTCTAGAAACCCTCCCGAACCCTGAAGAAAAAATGAATTGGGGCGTCGTTACGTTTGGGGCTAAAAAATTCTATATTGCAGCGATGAAGAGTCGCGTTCACGTCGGTTTTGCTATCACTGGGTTGAGTGCTGATGAACTGCATTTGTTTGAAGGCAGCGGCCAGACAATGAGGCACATAAAAATTCCCACTATCGAGAGCATAGATGAGAAAAAGCTTGTGGAATTGATAAAGCTGGTAGATAGAAAAGCAGTCTGCAAGCCCTGCTAA
- the bgaS gene encoding beta-galactosidase BgaS, whose translation MAFPKKFLWGVSNSGFQFEMGDLSGKNIDPNTDWYVWVHDPSNIRKGIVSGDLPEKGGDYWSLYKQDHAIAKQLGLNAYRIGVEWSRIFPKSTSAVKVEVERASDGNIAQIEVDDSALEKLEKLADQSALSHYRAVIEDLHAKGFEVFLCLNHFTLPLWIHDPITVRRTRLRVGAKGWVDENTVVEFTKYAAYMAWKLGGLVKHWATFNEPMVAAEGGYMISESGFPPGLRTAFRAYRKVAMHLVVAHARAYDVIKKFCNNANVGLINNVIPVMPLSPQKKSDLKAAEYLNMVHNRLFIQAISKGWLDENLNEVKEKGEIEAYLGNRLDWLGINYYSRLVVKGREFMLAKYVAGTTVIPSVVQGFGFASQPYSKSTDGLLTSAAGWELYPEGLLNALRAMKEFGKPLYVTENGISDANDVLRPSFLVEHLKVLDKAINEEKIDVRGYFHWALTDNYEWAKGFGQKFGLYSVDSETKLRTSRKSAEVFKKIVAGDKRLLQ comes from the coding sequence ATGGCCTTTCCAAAAAAGTTCCTCTGGGGGGTTTCTAACAGCGGCTTCCAATTTGAAATGGGCGATTTATCTGGAAAAAATATTGATCCAAACACGGACTGGTATGTTTGGGTTCATGACCCCTCGAACATTCGAAAGGGCATTGTTAGTGGCGATTTGCCTGAGAAGGGCGGGGACTATTGGAGTCTATATAAGCAAGACCACGCTATCGCCAAACAACTTGGTTTAAACGCTTACCGAATAGGTGTTGAATGGAGTAGAATATTTCCCAAAAGCACCTCAGCCGTAAAAGTTGAGGTAGAGCGAGCATCAGATGGAAACATTGCCCAGATAGAGGTTGACGACTCTGCTTTAGAAAAACTTGAAAAACTCGCCGACCAATCTGCTCTAAGTCATTATCGCGCTGTAATTGAAGATTTACATGCCAAGGGCTTCGAGGTTTTTTTGTGCTTGAACCACTTTACTTTGCCTCTGTGGATTCATGACCCTATTACCGTTCGCAGGACTCGACTGCGTGTTGGCGCTAAGGGCTGGGTGGACGAGAATACGGTAGTTGAGTTCACAAAATATGCGGCTTACATGGCTTGGAAGCTGGGTGGTTTAGTCAAGCATTGGGCTACTTTTAATGAGCCTATGGTGGCGGCTGAAGGGGGTTACATGATATCTGAATCTGGATTCCCCCCTGGGCTACGTACTGCTTTTAGGGCTTATAGAAAGGTCGCTATGCACCTTGTGGTTGCTCACGCCCGCGCATACGATGTTATTAAGAAATTCTGCAATAACGCGAATGTTGGTTTGATAAATAATGTTATTCCAGTTATGCCTTTGTCCCCCCAAAAAAAATCTGACCTAAAAGCGGCTGAGTATTTGAACATGGTTCATAACCGATTATTTATCCAAGCAATTTCCAAGGGTTGGCTAGATGAAAACCTCAATGAAGTAAAAGAGAAAGGCGAAATCGAAGCATATCTGGGGAATAGGCTTGATTGGTTAGGCATAAATTATTACAGCAGACTTGTCGTAAAAGGCAGAGAGTTTATGCTGGCAAAATATGTTGCTGGAACAACTGTAATTCCCTCAGTTGTTCAGGGGTTCGGTTTTGCTTCTCAACCCTATTCCAAGTCGACTGACGGGTTATTGACCTCTGCTGCTGGCTGGGAATTGTACCCCGAAGGTTTGCTTAATGCTCTAAGAGCAATGAAAGAATTTGGAAAACCCCTTTATGTAACTGAAAATGGAATCTCAGATGCCAATGATGTGCTAAGACCCAGTTTTTTGGTTGAGCACTTAAAAGTTTTAGATAAAGCCATTAATGAGGAGAAAATTGATGTTCGCGGTTACTTTCACTGGGCTTTAACTGACAATTACGAGTGGGCAAAGGGGTTTGGTCAGAAGTTCGGGTTATATTCGGTTGACAGTGAAACTAAACTTCGGACAAGCAGAAAAAGCGCAGAGGTTTTTAAAAAAATAGTTGCAGGAGACAAGCGACTGCTTCAGTAG
- a CDS encoding SpoIIE family protein phosphatase — protein MNADGHKFRDAIIEFLPDATFVIDLNGKVIMWNSAMEMLTSVPRTEMLGKTDYEYALPFYKERRPMLANLIFMPEAEIEKKYDTVQRLGDALVVEIYIPDFRVGGAYLWAKASPLYDSQGEIVGAIETIRDITDRKRAEEEIIRSRRNLADILSFLPDATFVIDLEGKVIAWNSAMEILTSIPADAMLGKGNYEYAIPFYKMRRPMLADLVFMPEEEIKKKYNLVERNVDTLVVDVFIPDFRMGGAYFWAKASPLYDPTTGNVIGAIETIRDITERREMEGRLARSSAELQIAAEIQKSFLPEAIPQIRGIDIAARTVMAKEVGGDFFDVIPYEVMTLKEGMHGLLVADVSGKGVPAALFMALSRIAVRVNALWHHDPAKVIYHSNNIIAQDSKSGMFVTLFFGLLNEKDRSLTYVNAGHNPPLVHRSLNGEIEKLMPTGIVLGAIENMEYKSRSVKIGEGDVVVMFTDGVTESINSKQELFGEKRLIEVIKKNAYQSAKGILEQILSEVRAFAGDTPQADDITLLIIKGT, from the coding sequence ATGAACGCTGACGGCCACAAATTCCGCGACGCAATAATCGAGTTTTTACCCGACGCCACCTTCGTCATCGACTTAAACGGCAAAGTAATCATGTGGAACAGCGCAATGGAGATGCTAACCAGCGTTCCCCGAACCGAAATGCTCGGCAAAACAGATTACGAATATGCCCTTCCCTTCTACAAAGAACGCCGACCCATGCTGGCAAATCTAATTTTCATGCCAGAAGCAGAGATAGAAAAAAAATATGACACAGTACAGCGGCTTGGCGACGCTCTTGTGGTCGAGATTTATATCCCTGACTTTCGAGTCGGCGGCGCGTATCTCTGGGCTAAGGCAAGCCCACTCTATGATTCACAGGGAGAAATCGTCGGTGCCATCGAAACCATACGAGACATCACCGACCGAAAACGAGCTGAAGAGGAAATTATTCGGTCACGCCGCAACCTTGCAGACATCCTTAGTTTCCTTCCCGACGCCACGTTTGTTATAGATTTGGAGGGCAAAGTCATTGCGTGGAACAGCGCGATGGAAATTCTCACAAGCATTCCCGCTGATGCCATGCTGGGGAAGGGAAATTACGAATATGCCATACCATTCTACAAGATGCGCAGACCCATGCTTGCTGATTTGGTTTTCATGCCTGAAGAGGAAATAAAAAAGAAGTATAACCTCGTTGAGCGCAATGTAGACACGCTGGTTGTCGATGTCTTCATTCCCGATTTTCGGATGGGCGGAGCCTACTTCTGGGCAAAAGCCAGCCCACTCTATGACCCAACCACTGGCAACGTCATCGGCGCTATCGAGACAATCCGCGACATAACCGAACGCCGCGAAATGGAAGGGCGACTTGCCCGCTCAAGTGCCGAGCTCCAGATTGCTGCAGAAATACAGAAAAGCTTTCTCCCCGAAGCAATCCCCCAAATAAGAGGCATCGATATTGCGGCCCGCACAGTTATGGCCAAGGAGGTAGGAGGCGACTTCTTTGACGTAATCCCCTACGAAGTCATGACGCTCAAGGAGGGCATGCATGGGCTGCTTGTTGCCGATGTTTCTGGAAAAGGCGTTCCTGCGGCGCTGTTTATGGCGCTGTCAAGAATCGCGGTCCGAGTGAACGCGCTTTGGCATCATGACCCTGCAAAGGTAATTTACCATTCCAACAACATCATCGCCCAAGATTCAAAATCAGGCATGTTTGTAACCCTCTTTTTTGGGTTGCTAAACGAGAAAGACCGCTCCCTCACATACGTTAACGCTGGCCACAATCCCCCACTAGTACATCGAAGTCTCAACGGAGAAATCGAGAAACTCATGCCAACCGGAATTGTACTTGGAGCCATCGAAAACATGGAGTACAAATCTCGAAGCGTAAAAATCGGGGAAGGTGACGTTGTTGTCATGTTCACTGATGGCGTGACAGAATCAATTAATTCAAAACAGGAACTGTTTGGGGAAAAACGGCTAATCGAAGTTATAAAGAAAAATGCATACCAATCGGCTAAGGGGATTCTTGAGCAGATCTTGTCGGAGGTAAGAGCATTCGCGGGGGATACGCCGCAAGCCGATGACATTACATTGCTTATTATTAAGGGGACCTGA
- the paaI gene encoding hydroxyphenylacetyl-CoA thioesterase PaaI, translated as MKNVDHFAEALGIKLLDAQDGYAKVSMKVEKNHTNSLGFTHGGVVFSLADYAFAQACNFGENVAVAVQVSINYLKPSAEGDTLTAEANRVSDGKTTGLYQVIVKKDDKTIALFTGLAFKK; from the coding sequence ATGAAAAACGTGGACCACTTCGCCGAGGCATTAGGCATAAAACTCCTTGACGCCCAAGACGGCTACGCTAAAGTCTCGATGAAAGTAGAAAAAAACCATACCAACTCATTGGGGTTCACACATGGCGGCGTAGTGTTTTCGTTGGCGGATTACGCGTTTGCTCAGGCATGCAACTTTGGCGAAAACGTGGCGGTGGCAGTGCAGGTGAGTATAAACTACCTAAAACCCTCCGCTGAAGGCGACACCTTAACGGCTGAGGCAAACCGAGTAAGTGACGGCAAAACCACAGGGCTCTACCAAGTCATCGTTAAAAAAGACGACAAAACAATCGCGTTATTCACGGGTTTAGCGTTCAAAAAGTAG